Proteins from a single region of Panulirus ornatus isolate Po-2019 chromosome 64, ASM3632096v1, whole genome shotgun sequence:
- the LOC139746141 gene encoding uncharacterized protein: protein MRELSGCRGLEESHHHLSQPRRSWNQHGLQQQCPGDDGRLHEPQGLGRRASPSLLHQEASYHVGQTGTAGDLYCGWVPDTGHTFPDDHASGPQALAEAVWDLAGGCLPTQTAVHGWPALGHDHHHHQPTGSWPGDPDHLPVQGHSPQRPCDLDHLPIPGQMSSTATLTGRKLKVYEWPPQSDPELEKKRMRAIKALRNRLRESQQEEELRMTLSRMDDEVRALTVEKEKRTLMVAQLQEQVESLLHAAP from the coding sequence ATGCGTGAACTGAGTGGGTGCAGGGGCTTGGAAGAGTCGCACCACCACCTGTCGCAGCCCCGGAGGAGTTGGAACCAGCATGGCCTCCAGCAGCAATGTCCAGGCGACGACGGGCGGCTCCACGAACCGCAAGGGCTTGGCAGGAGGGCGTCTCCCAGTCTTCTCCACCAAGAGGCTTCTTATCACGTTGGCCAGACAGGCACGGCTGGCGATCTGTACTGTGGCTGGGTTCCCGATACCGGTCATACCTTCCCGGACGACCACGCATCGGGTCCGCAAGCCCTCGCCGAGGCCGTGTGGGACTTGGCAGGAGGTTGTCTGCCAACGCAGACTGCTGTACATGGGTGGCCTGCTCTaggccacgaccaccaccaccaccaacctacagGATCCTGGCCCGGTGACCCCGACCACTTACCGGTTCAGGGACACTCTCCGCAGCGGCCTTGTGACCTCGACCACCTGCCAATTCCAGGACAGATGTCGTCGACGGCGACGCTCACCGGAAGGAAGCTGAAGGTGTACGAGTGGCCGCCCCAGAGCGACCCAGAACtggaaaagaagaggatgagggCGATAAAGGCCCTGAGGAACCGGCTGAGGGagagccagcaggaggaggagcttcGGATGACCCTCTCCAGGATGGACGATGAGGTCAGGGCTCTCACGGTCGAGAAGGAGAAGCGGACGCTGATGGTAGCCCAGCTCCAGGAACAAGTGGAATCACTTCTGCACGCGGCTCCTTGA
- the LOC139746187 gene encoding uncharacterized protein: MEDWQPYVPHDASLPTPPSQPQPFWTEPPGEASSASAQPYYINQPMTTPAGAFYGGYPEEAVCSGYQEEAVCSGYQEEAVCGGYPKVTVCGGYPEETVCGGYPEYPATNESQLGEWPPGVHDFYQIQTTMGGGLVSVAPVGLDDNQYSLGPPQHDTKAKRKLKEYEKPPSSDPEEERRRREAVRAKRNRDKTKQKQQLLDALQREVQQLKFQKEKRQCTIEWLEYEHGQHDSCP, from the coding sequence ATGGAGGACTGGCAGCCGTATGTACCGCACGACGCCTCACTTCCCACTCCTCCTTCTCAACCTCAGCCATTCTGGACGGAGCCGCCCGGCGAGGCCAGCAGCGCATCCGCCCAGCCTTATTACATAAACCAGCCGATGACCACCCCAGCAGGAGCCTTCTACGGCGGCTACCCGGAAGAAGCCGTCTGCAGCGGCTACCAGGAAGAAGCCGTCTGCAGCGGCTACCAGGAAGAAGCCGTCTGCGGCGGCTACCCGAAAGTAACCGTCTGCGGCGGCTACCCGGAAGAAACCGTCTGCGGCGGCTACCCGGAATATCCAGCGACGAACGAGAGCCAGCTGGGAGAGTGGCCACCGGGAGTCCACGACTTCTACCAGATCCAGACGACAATGGGCGGCGGCCTGGTCTCCGTCGCTCCTGTTGGCTTGGACGATAACCAGTATTCCCTGGGCCCGCCCCAGCACGACACAAAAGCCAAGCGCAAGCTGAAAGAGTACGAAAAGCCTCCTTCCTCCGACCCGGAGGAGGAGCGCAGACGCCGCGAAGCCGTGAGGGCTAAACGCAACAGGGACAAGAccaagcagaagcagcagctgctAGACGCCCTTCAGCGAGAAGTCCAACAACTCAAATTTCAGAAAGAGAAGCGACAGTGCACCATCGAATGGCTGGAGTATGAGCATGGGCAACATGACTCCTGCCCCTAA